Genomic DNA from Fusarium oxysporum Fo47 chromosome IX, complete sequence:
CATCCGGTTCAATGCCTCAAATGCCTCCCATGCCCAGTCTTGGTATTTGCGATCACCGGTGGCGCGGTAGGCGTAGTAAAGACTTTCGATGGTCTCGGGGCGAAGGATGTACTCAGCGTTTGTGTGATAGTAGCCGCTTTTCTCGTAGAAGGATTGCCATTTTGGAGCGGGGAGACGTTTGGATGATGCCTTAGCCAGAGGCTGACGGCCGTCGTCGACCCAGCGGAAGAGTTCGGGACCGATACCGCTGGGGCTTTGGCGATAGACTTCATAGTATGACTCCGAGAGTTTGACGCCAAAGTCAACAAATGTTTGGTTCTGGAGAAGTAGCCCACCGAGGATTAGAGAACCGCCACAAACACTCGCCACTGCAAATGTTAGACTGGCTGCTACACAATAGCTTCAGTGAGGATAAAGACTTACGATGACTTGAGATAGGGATCATGGTGTTTCCACGCATTTCTCCCAGGAACGTCAGATCcggtcttgttgatggcgaaGAAGCCAGGTACAACATGGACGATTCGGCCGCTTGAATCCAGCTATCTCCATACTCCGCAAAAGCAACTGAATCGTACGCATACATCTTGATCAGATACTCATAGTAGCTATCCGAGCCACCTCCCCAACCAGCCTGATAATCACCAAAGTAGCCATCTTTGAGCTTGACGTACGTCCCAATCAGACCCGGAAGTGTAAAACTCTGCTTCGTCTTGGGATGGATTAAATGATCTTGGGCTCTCTGGGCGAGCTTGGCGTATGTCTGGTTGCCAGTCAAATCACTTAATCGAGTCCATTCGAGGACAAGTGTCCCGAAACAAGTGATGGAGTTGTCGATGTTGCCGAAGCGACGGAGCTGAggattgaagatgatctcatcatcg
This window encodes:
- a CDS encoding glycoside hydrolase; this translates as MQRSVQKAIIWLGAIFITYHVFSLLFSRRASQPSHSDPNLQKAPAKLKGDPLRAKAIVQAFRFSWNKYEEFAAPHDTLLPISKTFEDDRNGWGATAVDGLSTAIIMEDAEIVDKILRQIMLTDFTVTVVPDQPISLFETTIRYLGAYDLLFGSYKHLCTDMYLRNNLLKAAVILADRLSVAFDTPSGIPDDEIIFNPQLRRFGNIDNSITCFGTLVLEWTRLSDLTGNQTYAKLAQRAQDHLIHPKTKQSFTLPGLIGTYVKLKDGYFGDYQAGWGGGSDSYYEYLIKMYAYDSVAFAEYGDSWIQAAESSMLYLASSPSTRPDLTFLGEMRGNTMIPISSHPSLTFAVASVCGGSLILGGLLLQNQTFVDFGVKLSESYYEVYRQSPSGIGPELFRWVDDGRQPLAKASSKRLPAPKWQSFYEKSGYYHTNAEYILRPETIESLYYAYRATGDRKYQDWAWEAFEALNRMCKVEGGYTGLKSVMKTKDDKTRKFVDKMESFWLAETLKYLYLMFAEDSELQVRSDGKMKYVLNTEAHPLLVRGK